TTCTCCAAAAATTCTGATCGTTGGTACAGCAAGCCCAGCTCCGATCTCGATTATGACTATGCGCGAGTTCATATTATGGCTAAGCCACGCATCGTACTTTTTGCGCTGCGCCCAAGCCCTTTTGTGGTTAAATTCGTGATCGTAAAACATAAGGATATTTGGGCGACTCACGCATCCGCACTCAGGGCAAACGGGCATCTTTGTAGCGACAAATTTTTCCTCGTCCACTTCGACGCTATTTTCGTCCATATTCCAGATATTTCCGTCATCGTTGTGTATACACTGGGCGTGATGTATGGAGCCGTGGATCTCGTAGATTTTATCTTTGTCAAACCCAGCCTTTTCAAAGTGCCCGTCGACGTTTGAAGTGTAGATAAAATAATTCCCATTTTTGGCTTCGCAAAGATTTTTTAGTAACGTAAAGCCCTCGTGAGGCTGGGTTTTGTTATAAAGCTTTAGCCTGTGTCCGTAAAACGCCCAGGCTAGCTCAGGGCTGCTAAAAAACCACTGCGGATTTGCCATTTCCGTAAAGCTTAAATTTTTATCCTTTAAAGGCGAATAGGCTTTCCAAAAGCCAAGATCGCCTCTAAAATCAGGCAGTCCGCTATCTACGCCCATGCCTGCTCCTGCCGTTATTATGACCGCCTGTGCGTTTGCGATGATCTCTTTTGCGCGGAGTGTTGTATCGTGTGCTAGCTCAAATTTGTCACTATCCATGTTGCCTCCTATGGTTTTAAATACCTAATAGGCATTATAGCCTGCAAAACGGACACTTTTTTGTCTATTTTGTTACTTTACGCAGTTTTTCCAAAACCTTAACCATAGCTAGAGTATCTAGCTTGCAGTATGCTAAAAGTGCCTTTTTAATCATGTCTTGCTCGTCTTTAGTTTTATGTTTTAGTTTTTGCGTATTCACTCATAGCCTCTCCGCCGTTATGTATAAGATCAAGACTAGAATATGCGCTCTCGAAACTAGGAACTATGGCTGGCAACACCTTCTTGATGGATGAACTTCCGCACATTTTTGGGTGATAATAAAATTTCTTTGCAAACGGGATTTCAAGGTCTTTGATGTTGCTATGTATATTCATAAGATGAGATGATAATTGCGGAAACAGTGTGGCCAAATTCTGTATCACTCCCTTTTCAAAACTAGCATGATAGGCTAGCACGCAGGCATCTTGTGGAATAAATTTGATCAAATTTAGCGCCAGCTCATATCTAGGATCGGCTCTGACCTCGGCTAAAAACTCAAAATGCTCTAAATTTCCTTTGCCATAATCTTTGTGAATAGAAAACTGAAAAGGTATCTGCTCATACGGACTAAGGCCTATAAACTCGGGCACAGCCTGCTGAAAGGTCTCAAAGTCAAGATGATAGAGCGGATAGCTAAGCGTGTCCAAAAACTCCTTAATCGCTACTTTATCAATAAATTCCTTCCCATTAATTTGGGCTTTTATTTGTACTTGCTGATTTGTGTTAAAGGCGTATATATCTTTGATGTCCGCAATATTCACTATCCCATCTTGATAAAGCTTGGTCG
Above is a window of Campylobacter showae DNA encoding:
- a CDS encoding SIR2 family NAD-dependent protein deacylase, whose product is MDSDKFELAHDTTLRAKEIIANAQAVIITAGAGMGVDSGLPDFRGDLGFWKAYSPLKDKNLSFTEMANPQWFFSSPELAWAFYGHRLKLYNKTQPHEGFTLLKNLCEAKNGNYFIYTSNVDGHFEKAGFDKDKIYEIHGSIHHAQCIHNDDGNIWNMDENSVEVDEEKFVATKMPVCPECGCVSRPNILMFYDHEFNHKRAWAQRKKYDAWLSHNMNSRIVIIEIGAGLAVPTIRIFGERMAKRFKMAHLIRINPVDTHVSAYRGMAIKAGGLEGLRMLLG